The following proteins are co-located in the Pseudarthrobacter siccitolerans genome:
- a CDS encoding DUF1295 domain-containing protein — translation MNEKSRKALISIPIAVVAAVLMALAGSQGGAALGGFPVFALGVAAAFVIQWLVFIPSYKAQTEKFYDLTGALTYISITVFLVLASPGVDARGLVLAVMVVLWAIRLGSFLFLRISKHGKDDRFDDLKPDFFRFLNTWTIQGLWVVLTAALAWVAITSDKKVGLDWFFWVGLLVWAAGITVETGADVQKARFKADPANKGRFINTGLWSKSRHPNYFGEITLWVGVAIIALPVLQGWQWAALVSPVFVALLLIKGSGVPPLEAKADKKWGSQADYEAYKQNTPVLVPKLN, via the coding sequence ATGAACGAAAAGAGCCGCAAGGCGCTCATCAGCATCCCCATCGCGGTGGTGGCGGCGGTGCTCATGGCCCTTGCCGGAAGCCAGGGCGGGGCAGCTCTGGGCGGGTTCCCGGTGTTCGCGCTCGGTGTTGCCGCGGCGTTCGTGATCCAGTGGCTGGTGTTCATCCCGTCCTACAAGGCGCAGACGGAGAAGTTCTACGATCTCACCGGAGCGCTGACCTACATCTCCATCACGGTGTTCCTGGTGCTGGCCTCCCCGGGCGTGGATGCTCGCGGCCTGGTGCTGGCGGTGATGGTGGTGCTGTGGGCCATCCGGCTGGGCAGCTTCCTGTTCCTGCGGATCAGCAAGCACGGCAAGGACGACCGGTTCGATGACCTCAAACCGGACTTTTTCCGTTTCCTGAACACGTGGACCATCCAGGGCCTGTGGGTGGTCCTCACCGCGGCGCTGGCGTGGGTGGCCATCACCTCCGACAAAAAGGTAGGCCTGGACTGGTTCTTCTGGGTGGGACTGCTGGTGTGGGCCGCTGGCATCACGGTGGAAACCGGGGCGGACGTCCAGAAGGCCCGGTTCAAGGCCGACCCCGCCAACAAGGGCCGCTTCATCAACACCGGCCTGTGGTCAAAGTCCCGCCACCCCAACTACTTCGGCGAGATCACGCTCTGGGTGGGCGTCGCCATTATTGCCCTGCCTGTGCTGCAGGGCTGGCAGTGGGCCGCGCTGGTCTCCCCGGTGTTCGTGGCCTTGCTGCTCATCAAGGGCAGCGGCGTGCCGCCGCTGGAGGCCAAGGCGGACAAGAAGTGGGGCAGCCAGGCGGATTACGAGGCGTATAAGCAGAACACCCCGGTGCTGGTGCCGAAGCTTAACTAG
- a CDS encoding HD domain-containing phosphohydrolase, whose protein sequence is MKQSPAGPRRSEVLAALSLAIDLGLGQPMEHMLRSCLLALRIARAAGVDVAGQGRLYYANQVAWIGCHADSFELAALFTDDIAFRADYYNRDQHGLPMYAGMFSHAGAGLPPLARVANWTRFAATGSTAVRNMIASHCISAGVLASNVGLDGGVAGLLAHTFERWDGKGLPEGIAGPDIPLEMRIMHLADTAEVFLRQEGVAGAVAMVRARRGSQFDPALAGLFIDQAGALTEGLLDVDVWQAALDLAPNDAPLSGPQLDAVLRAIGDFADLKSPYTAGHSRAVAALAAAAGEEHGLPADDVRELRRAGWVHDLGRLGVSNQVWDKKEPLTRADLERIHMHPYLGERILGRVPGLKGEAALAGSHHERLDGSGYPRGIGGTELGIKQRILAAADSYRASLEPRPHRPALSPADAAARLRREVSAGRLSPEAADGVLVAAGQQPHRPPVPPAGLTPREVEILGMLCRGMTPAEIAASLFLARKTVRNHVEHIYAKIGATNRVGATLFAVRNGLIGQGSS, encoded by the coding sequence GTGAAGCAGTCACCGGCTGGGCCCCGCCGCAGTGAAGTCCTGGCCGCGCTGTCACTCGCCATTGACCTGGGGCTGGGGCAACCGATGGAGCACATGCTGCGGTCCTGCCTGCTGGCGCTACGGATCGCCCGGGCAGCGGGAGTTGACGTTGCCGGCCAGGGCAGGCTCTACTACGCCAACCAGGTGGCATGGATCGGTTGCCACGCGGATTCCTTCGAACTGGCCGCACTGTTCACGGACGATATCGCCTTCCGCGCCGACTACTACAACCGCGACCAGCACGGCCTGCCCATGTACGCCGGCATGTTCAGCCATGCCGGCGCGGGCCTCCCGCCACTCGCCCGGGTTGCAAACTGGACGCGTTTCGCGGCGACGGGCAGCACCGCGGTCCGGAACATGATCGCCTCGCACTGCATCTCCGCCGGGGTGCTGGCCAGCAATGTTGGGCTCGACGGCGGGGTGGCAGGACTGCTCGCCCACACCTTTGAGCGGTGGGACGGCAAGGGCCTGCCGGAGGGCATCGCGGGGCCGGACATCCCACTGGAAATGCGGATCATGCATCTCGCGGATACGGCAGAGGTGTTCCTGCGCCAGGAGGGCGTGGCCGGTGCCGTGGCCATGGTGCGGGCGCGCCGCGGCAGCCAGTTCGATCCCGCCCTGGCCGGACTGTTCATCGACCAGGCCGGGGCACTCACCGAAGGACTCCTCGACGTCGACGTCTGGCAGGCGGCCCTGGACCTGGCTCCCAACGACGCTCCACTGTCCGGCCCCCAGCTGGATGCGGTGCTCCGCGCGATCGGGGACTTCGCAGACCTCAAGTCCCCTTACACAGCGGGGCACTCCCGCGCCGTGGCCGCCCTCGCCGCCGCCGCCGGCGAGGAGCATGGCCTGCCGGCCGACGACGTCAGGGAGCTCCGCCGCGCCGGATGGGTACACGACCTGGGCCGGCTGGGAGTATCCAACCAGGTGTGGGACAAGAAGGAGCCCCTGACCCGCGCGGACCTGGAACGCATCCACATGCATCCGTACCTGGGAGAACGGATCCTCGGCCGCGTGCCCGGGCTGAAGGGCGAGGCGGCCCTGGCCGGCTCACACCACGAGCGGCTGGACGGGTCCGGCTACCCGCGCGGGATCGGCGGAACGGAGCTGGGGATCAAGCAGCGGATCCTGGCGGCGGCCGACTCCTACCGTGCCTCTTTGGAGCCGCGCCCGCACCGGCCCGCGCTCTCGCCGGCTGATGCAGCTGCCAGGCTCCGGCGGGAAGTGTCTGCCGGGCGGCTCAGCCCGGAGGCTGCGGACGGCGTGCTCGTAGCGGCCGGCCAGCAGCCCCACCGGCCACCTGTCCCTCCGGCCGGGCTCACGCCCCGGGAAGTGGAAATCCTCGGCATGCTGTGCCGAGGAATGACTCCGGCCGAGATTGCCGCCAGCCTGTTCCTCGCCCGGAAGACCGTCCGCAACCACGTGGAGCACATCTACGCCAAAATCGGGGCAACCAACCGGGTGGGTGCCACCCTGTTCGCGGTAAGGAACGGCCTGATCGGGCAAGGAAGCTCCTAA
- a CDS encoding slipin family protein, whose translation MDPTTVVVIVLVVVLLIVAKMAIRIVRQYEKGVLFRLGRVVGIREPGLRLIIPLVDRLPLVSLRIVTMPIQSQGIITQDNVSVDVSAVAYYRVVDAVKSVVAIENVAAAIDQIAQTTLRKVVGRHTLDQTLSETERINDDIREILDVLTIEWGVEVTLVELKDIQLPESMKRAMARQAEAEREKRAKIIAAEGEAIAAAALGDASDTMMAHPLALQLRNLQSLVEIGVDKNTTVVFPAPLMSTIGELSAFLARENQAAAAGGKAPIKAA comes from the coding sequence ATGGACCCCACCACAGTCGTTGTCATCGTCCTCGTCGTCGTGCTGCTCATCGTGGCGAAAATGGCTATCCGGATCGTGCGCCAATACGAGAAGGGCGTGCTGTTCCGGCTCGGCAGGGTTGTCGGTATCAGGGAGCCCGGCCTGCGGCTGATCATCCCGCTCGTCGACCGGCTGCCCCTGGTCAGCCTGCGGATCGTGACCATGCCCATCCAGTCCCAGGGCATCATCACGCAGGACAACGTGAGCGTCGACGTCTCAGCGGTGGCCTACTACCGCGTGGTCGACGCCGTGAAGTCCGTCGTCGCGATCGAAAACGTGGCTGCGGCCATCGACCAGATCGCCCAGACCACCCTGCGGAAAGTCGTCGGCCGCCACACCCTGGACCAGACCCTGTCCGAGACCGAACGGATCAACGACGACATCCGCGAAATCCTCGACGTGCTCACCATCGAATGGGGCGTCGAAGTCACCTTGGTGGAGCTGAAGGACATCCAGCTGCCCGAAAGCATGAAGCGGGCTATGGCCCGGCAGGCTGAAGCCGAACGCGAAAAGAGGGCCAAGATCATCGCCGCCGAAGGCGAAGCCATCGCAGCAGCTGCCCTCGGGGACGCCTCCGACACCATGATGGCCCACCCGCTGGCCCTGCAGTTAAGGAACCTGCAGTCCCTGGTTGAAATCGGCGTCGACAAGAACACCACTGTGGTCTTCCCCGCCCCGCTGATGAGCACCATCGGTGAGCTCTCCGCGTTCCTGGCCCGCGAAAATCAGGCGGCAGCCGCTGGCGGCAAGGCACCCATCAAGGCGGCATAA
- a CDS encoding alpha/beta fold hydrolase, with product MVTPDWPGVRPEWSRTIEVKSTSDADAPGTVRQWHLLDNGAELARLGMAPAGTLLCVHGNPTWSYLWRTLLAAGSDPAHPWRVVAVDQLDMGYSERTGTFRRLADRINDLGDLTDALDLEGPVVTVGHDWGGVISLGWALAHPQDLAGVVLTNTAVHQPSGSDIPPALRLALHPAVHKWGTTTSDAFLRVTHSLAHPPLPAGIRKAYMAPYRGAHRRAGVGNFVADIPVDASHPSFPALSGVAEGLRGLRVPALMLWGPRDPIFSDRYLKDLLTRLPHADVHRFEGAGHLVAEDRDIAAPVFDWLARNVSPRENESPEADASSGGGLGLDGAPEPESAEFRPLWDLLGEQAAGQAGGETAVAEMAPDGTTARSLSWQQLDRNILDLAAGLRDAGVERGSRVSLMVPPGVDLTVALYACLRLGAVVVVADAGLGTKGLSRAVKGATPDFIIGIDKALAAASVLGWPGRRISVRDFPPARRRMLGVETSLAALARAGVAGSPGQLTDSADPEAPAAVLFTSGSTGPAKGVLYTHRRLAAMRDTVAETFGIRPGARLVAGFAPFALLGPALGAVSVTPAMDVTAPRTLTASALADAAAAIDATVVFASPAALRNVLATREGLSAAGHQALGSIGLLLSAGAPVPEPLLAEVQRLLPGASLHTPYGMTEALPVTDISLEQIQAADADAAAGTVTGAGNGVCVGKPVHGARVAVVPLAADGTAPGCDPVTEAGVTGEILVSAPHVKEAYDRLWLIQQESSSLPGWHRTGDVGHFDAVGRLWVEGRLAHVVTAPNSVLTPVGAEQAIERLDSVRLAAITGVGPAGTQAVVAVVETVPPARKAGPADLQLAGDVRRAALEAGVHVSAVLAVPAQPTDIRHNAKIDRSRLSRWASRVLAGGRPGTP from the coding sequence TTGGTAACCCCGGACTGGCCCGGCGTCCGCCCGGAATGGTCCCGCACAATCGAGGTAAAGTCCACGTCCGACGCCGATGCGCCAGGAACAGTGCGCCAATGGCACCTGCTGGACAACGGCGCCGAGCTCGCCCGCCTCGGCATGGCGCCCGCCGGTACCCTGCTGTGCGTGCACGGCAACCCCACCTGGTCGTATTTGTGGCGGACACTGCTGGCTGCCGGATCGGATCCGGCCCACCCGTGGCGCGTTGTGGCGGTGGACCAGCTGGACATGGGCTACTCGGAGCGCACGGGCACCTTCCGCCGCCTCGCGGACCGGATCAACGACCTCGGTGACCTGACGGATGCCCTGGACCTGGAGGGGCCGGTCGTGACGGTGGGCCACGACTGGGGCGGCGTGATCAGCCTGGGCTGGGCCCTCGCACACCCGCAGGACCTGGCCGGGGTGGTGCTGACGAACACCGCCGTCCACCAGCCCTCGGGTTCGGATATCCCGCCGGCCCTGCGGCTTGCCTTGCATCCCGCAGTGCATAAGTGGGGAACGACGACGTCGGACGCCTTTCTGCGGGTGACGCACTCCCTGGCACACCCGCCGCTGCCCGCCGGGATCCGCAAGGCCTACATGGCGCCTTACCGCGGAGCGCACCGCCGGGCCGGGGTGGGAAACTTTGTGGCGGACATTCCCGTGGACGCGTCCCACCCCAGCTTTCCGGCGCTCAGCGGCGTGGCCGAAGGGCTGCGCGGGTTGCGGGTCCCGGCGCTGATGCTCTGGGGCCCCCGGGATCCCATCTTTTCGGACCGGTACCTTAAGGACCTCCTCACCCGGCTTCCGCACGCCGATGTGCACCGCTTTGAAGGCGCGGGCCATCTCGTGGCGGAAGACCGCGATATTGCCGCACCGGTTTTCGACTGGCTCGCCCGGAACGTTAGTCCCCGCGAAAACGAATCCCCGGAAGCGGATGCCTCATCAGGTGGCGGCCTGGGGCTGGACGGTGCTCCCGAGCCGGAATCGGCGGAATTCCGGCCCCTGTGGGACCTGCTCGGCGAGCAGGCGGCAGGGCAGGCGGGAGGAGAAACCGCCGTCGCCGAAATGGCGCCGGACGGCACCACCGCCCGCTCGCTCAGCTGGCAGCAGCTGGACCGGAACATCCTGGACCTCGCCGCAGGGCTCCGGGACGCCGGAGTGGAAAGGGGCAGCCGGGTGAGCCTGATGGTTCCGCCCGGGGTGGACCTGACCGTGGCCCTCTACGCCTGCCTGCGGCTGGGCGCCGTGGTGGTCGTGGCCGACGCCGGACTGGGAACCAAGGGCTTGAGCCGGGCCGTGAAAGGCGCCACCCCTGATTTCATCATCGGAATCGACAAGGCGCTGGCTGCTGCCTCGGTGCTCGGCTGGCCGGGACGGCGGATCAGCGTGCGGGACTTCCCGCCCGCCCGCCGTCGGATGCTGGGAGTGGAGACTTCCCTCGCCGCCCTCGCCCGCGCGGGTGTCGCAGGCAGCCCAGGACAACTGACGGACAGCGCGGATCCGGAGGCCCCGGCCGCCGTACTCTTCACATCCGGTTCCACCGGCCCCGCCAAGGGCGTGCTTTATACGCACCGGCGGCTGGCCGCGATGCGGGACACGGTGGCCGAGACCTTCGGGATCCGTCCCGGCGCCCGGCTGGTGGCAGGCTTCGCGCCCTTTGCGTTGCTGGGACCGGCGCTCGGCGCGGTGTCGGTGACGCCGGCGATGGACGTCACGGCGCCCCGCACCTTGACGGCCAGCGCGCTCGCAGACGCCGCCGCGGCCATCGACGCCACGGTGGTCTTCGCCTCGCCCGCGGCGCTGCGGAACGTCCTTGCCACCCGGGAAGGCCTGAGCGCGGCGGGCCACCAAGCCCTGGGAAGCATCGGTTTGCTGCTGTCCGCCGGCGCTCCTGTCCCGGAACCGCTTCTCGCAGAGGTGCAGCGGCTGCTGCCCGGGGCCTCGCTGCACACCCCGTACGGGATGACGGAAGCGCTGCCGGTCACCGACATCAGCCTCGAACAAATCCAGGCCGCCGACGCCGATGCTGCCGCCGGCACCGTGACGGGAGCAGGCAACGGCGTGTGCGTGGGAAAGCCGGTGCATGGCGCGCGCGTGGCCGTGGTCCCGCTGGCAGCGGATGGCACGGCGCCCGGGTGCGATCCCGTGACGGAGGCCGGCGTCACTGGCGAAATCCTGGTCAGCGCCCCGCACGTCAAGGAAGCGTACGACAGGCTGTGGCTGATCCAGCAGGAAAGCAGCAGCCTGCCGGGATGGCACCGCACGGGAGATGTGGGGCATTTCGACGCCGTCGGCCGGCTGTGGGTGGAGGGGCGCCTCGCCCATGTGGTGACGGCCCCGAATTCTGTACTGACGCCGGTAGGCGCCGAACAGGCCATCGAACGCCTGGACTCAGTCCGGCTGGCGGCGATCACCGGCGTCGGACCGGCCGGCACCCAGGCCGTGGTCGCCGTCGTCGAGACCGTCCCTCCCGCCCGCAAGGCCGGCCCTGCTGATCTGCAACTCGCCGGGGATGTCCGGAGGGCGGCCCTGGAGGCAGGCGTCCACGTCTCCGCCGTGCTCGCAGTTCCCGCCCAGCCCACGGACATCCGGCACAACGCCAAGATCGACAGGAGCCGCCTGTCCCGCTGGGCCTCGCGGGTGCTGGCCGGCGGCCGCCCGGGAACGCCATGA
- a CDS encoding DUF2306 domain-containing protein, which yields MSSATIRRSRPNPKSRWLAPAGLILLSLVPIIAGAVRLTDLTGGQVTPDNARFFDSPVPVLIHIPTVTVYLVLGAFQFVPTLRRGKRRRASWHKIAGRILAPTGLLAALSGLWMAVFYDLPPLDGPLLLALRLVFGSAMVAFIILGFIAVRRRNYVRHSEWMSRAYAIGVAQGTIVVVTIPWIVLVGPVNELTRALLIGASWVLSLAVAEYFIYRRAQDPASKPRPSIQAA from the coding sequence ATGAGCTCTGCAACTATCCGCCGTTCCCGCCCAAACCCCAAGTCCCGGTGGCTGGCGCCCGCCGGCCTTATCCTCCTCAGCCTCGTCCCGATCATCGCCGGGGCCGTCCGCCTGACCGACCTGACGGGAGGCCAGGTAACCCCGGACAACGCGCGCTTCTTCGATTCGCCTGTCCCCGTGCTGATCCATATTCCTACGGTCACCGTGTACCTGGTGCTGGGCGCGTTCCAGTTCGTTCCCACGCTGCGGCGCGGCAAACGCCGCAGGGCAAGCTGGCACAAAATCGCCGGCCGCATCCTCGCCCCTACCGGCCTGCTCGCCGCCCTGTCCGGTTTGTGGATGGCTGTCTTCTACGACCTCCCACCCCTGGACGGACCGCTTCTCCTCGCCCTCCGCCTGGTCTTCGGATCCGCCATGGTGGCGTTCATCATCCTGGGATTCATCGCCGTGCGGCGCCGGAACTACGTCCGGCACAGTGAGTGGATGTCCCGGGCGTACGCCATCGGCGTTGCCCAGGGAACCATTGTTGTGGTGACCATTCCCTGGATTGTCCTGGTGGGGCCAGTGAACGAGCTGACCCGGGCACTCCTGATCGGGGCATCATGGGTTCTCAGCCTGGCGGTGGCCGAATACTTCATCTACCGCCGCGCGCAGGATCCCGCATCAAAGCCCCGGCCTTCCATCCAGGCCGCTTAG
- a CDS encoding DUF4386 domain-containing protein → MSTFPATRTTPSQRTSKLDFRRWTPATASLVSGLGLLLVVVLMAAGYFGAVMPLITPGDAGKTAQDISQSGPIYLAGVVCIYLVILLDVLVSAAWYALFKGVNRPLSAAAAWMRVAFAGLFAVAAGQLAYAYTLLDDPEQAMNAIGSFRTIWLTSLGLFGLYLILIGYLELRSTFVPKVFGVLLVISGAGYVLDALGVAFVDGFTPVYGLFAIIGETSFIFWLLIKGRKLTIS, encoded by the coding sequence ATGAGCACGTTCCCAGCAACCCGCACCACCCCTTCCCAAAGGACCTCGAAACTGGATTTCCGCAGGTGGACACCCGCCACCGCCAGCCTGGTGTCCGGGCTGGGACTGCTGCTCGTGGTGGTCCTCATGGCGGCCGGCTACTTCGGGGCTGTGATGCCCCTGATCACTCCCGGAGATGCAGGTAAAACTGCCCAGGACATCTCGCAGTCGGGGCCCATCTACCTTGCCGGCGTCGTATGCATCTACCTGGTCATCCTCCTCGATGTGCTCGTTTCTGCCGCCTGGTACGCCCTGTTCAAAGGCGTCAACAGGCCGCTGTCAGCGGCCGCGGCCTGGATGCGCGTCGCATTCGCAGGGCTCTTCGCCGTGGCCGCAGGACAACTGGCCTACGCCTACACCCTGCTGGACGATCCCGAACAGGCAATGAACGCCATCGGATCGTTCCGTACCATCTGGCTCACCAGCCTGGGGCTGTTCGGGCTCTACCTCATCCTCATCGGGTACCTGGAACTCCGCTCCACCTTTGTCCCCAAAGTCTTCGGAGTCCTCCTGGTCATCTCCGGCGCGGGATACGTCCTCGACGCACTCGGGGTGGCGTTCGTGGATGGATTCACCCCGGTGTACGGCCTGTTCGCCATCATCGGCGAAACAAGCTTCATCTTCTGGCTCCTGATCAAGGGCCGCAAGCTCACCATCAGCTGA
- a CDS encoding potassium channel family protein produces the protein MNFADTLWTVLGAGLILLMLADVFHTLLYPHGSGPAGRAIMRGVWFLTKKLRGRASSVAAPLAMAAVIAAWASLAATGWALLYLPHLPDGFVYGPGVPRHADFAEALYISLVSLSTVGFGEIVAADPLLRLVSGFQAITGFGLLTATVTWILQTYPALNRRRALAHQLNLFREAAGPAGLSALEPGHAAGLLESMAGNVASVSIDLLAFHETYYFREVDQRGSLPATVAYAQELASEASQSQNQELRFAGRMLHSALEGLADVLRGRFGHSGTTSSDVFDSYELHHRDRRAGEPDT, from the coding sequence ATGAACTTCGCGGACACCCTGTGGACGGTTTTGGGCGCCGGGCTGATTCTGCTGATGCTCGCCGACGTCTTCCACACGCTTCTCTATCCGCACGGTTCCGGCCCTGCGGGACGCGCGATCATGCGTGGAGTTTGGTTCCTGACGAAAAAACTGCGCGGCCGGGCATCCTCCGTTGCGGCGCCGCTGGCCATGGCCGCTGTCATCGCCGCCTGGGCAAGCCTGGCTGCCACCGGATGGGCGCTGCTGTACCTCCCCCATCTGCCGGACGGTTTTGTCTACGGGCCCGGCGTTCCCCGGCACGCGGACTTTGCCGAAGCGCTCTACATCTCCCTTGTCAGTCTTTCCACCGTTGGGTTCGGTGAGATCGTGGCGGCCGATCCGCTGCTCCGGCTGGTGTCCGGCTTTCAGGCCATCACCGGGTTCGGGCTGCTGACCGCCACGGTCACGTGGATCCTGCAGACCTATCCTGCCCTGAACCGCCGTCGGGCCCTTGCCCACCAGCTGAACCTGTTCCGGGAGGCGGCAGGACCTGCGGGCCTGTCCGCTTTGGAACCCGGCCATGCGGCCGGGCTGCTGGAGTCGATGGCAGGGAACGTGGCGTCCGTCAGCATAGATCTGCTGGCGTTCCACGAAACCTACTACTTCCGCGAAGTGGATCAGCGGGGTTCCCTGCCCGCCACCGTTGCCTACGCCCAGGAGCTTGCATCCGAAGCCAGCCAGAGCCAAAACCAGGAACTCCGGTTTGCGGGCCGGATGCTGCACTCAGCGTTGGAAGGACTCGCGGACGTCCTTCGCGGCAGATTCGGCCATTCCGGAACAACCTCTTCGGACGTGTTCGACAGCTACGAACTGCACCACCGGGACCGGCGGGCCGGGGAACCGGACACCTGA
- a CDS encoding NAD-dependent epimerase/dehydratase family protein: MKVLVTGASGLLGGEVARLLVRQGHDVATFQRRPSGVDGATDFCGSLSDEEALRAAVQGVEGIIHLAAKVSFTGRAAEFDEVNIEGTRRLLRCARAAGARDVVFVSSPSVAHSGAAIAGLGAEPADPEHAHGDYSRTKAEAELLALAADAPEFRVTAVRPHIVWGPGDTQLVERVLERAGRGRLPLLDAGAALIDTTYVDNAAAAIVAALHRMDHVHGRALVVSNGEPRPVGELLAGMCAAGGVPAPAWSVPGAVARAAGAVVEKLWTWAGRKEEPPMTRFLAEQLSTAHWFDQRQTQELLNWSPAVSLDEGLARLAEHYSSQSAPPS, translated from the coding sequence ATGAAGGTCCTCGTCACCGGCGCCAGCGGACTGCTCGGGGGAGAGGTGGCACGGCTCCTGGTGCGCCAGGGCCACGATGTGGCCACCTTCCAGCGCCGGCCGTCAGGAGTCGACGGCGCCACGGACTTCTGCGGGTCCCTCTCGGACGAGGAAGCGCTCCGGGCAGCCGTCCAAGGCGTTGAAGGGATCATCCACCTCGCTGCGAAGGTTTCTTTTACGGGCCGCGCCGCGGAGTTCGACGAGGTGAACATCGAAGGGACGCGCCGCCTGCTCCGTTGTGCCCGTGCGGCCGGGGCACGCGATGTGGTGTTCGTGTCCTCCCCGTCCGTGGCCCATTCCGGCGCCGCCATTGCGGGGCTGGGTGCGGAGCCGGCTGATCCGGAGCATGCGCACGGCGACTACTCCCGCACGAAGGCCGAGGCGGAGTTGCTGGCCCTGGCAGCGGACGCTCCGGAATTCCGGGTGACGGCGGTGCGCCCCCACATCGTCTGGGGGCCCGGCGACACCCAGCTGGTGGAACGGGTTTTGGAGCGCGCCGGCCGGGGCCGCCTGCCGCTGCTCGACGCCGGCGCGGCCCTCATCGACACCACGTATGTGGACAACGCCGCCGCGGCCATCGTCGCCGCGCTGCACCGCATGGACCACGTCCATGGCAGGGCCCTGGTGGTGAGCAACGGCGAACCTCGTCCGGTGGGGGAGCTGCTGGCAGGCATGTGTGCCGCGGGAGGCGTCCCCGCGCCGGCGTGGTCCGTGCCCGGTGCCGTGGCCCGGGCGGCGGGAGCGGTGGTGGAGAAACTCTGGACCTGGGCCGGGCGGAAAGAAGAGCCGCCCATGACCCGGTTCCTCGCCGAGCAGCTCTCCACCGCCCACTGGTTCGACCAGCGCCAGACGCAGGAACTCCTCAACTGGTCTCCCGCAGTCTCGCTGGATGAGGGCCTGGCGAGGCTGGCCGAGCACTACAGTTCACAGTCAGCGCCGCCGTCGTAA
- a CDS encoding TetR/AcrR family transcriptional regulator produces the protein MPERKSQRVGGRARLNRGRVLETAIRLADEGGIEKLSMRRLGDELGVEAMSLYNHVSNKEDLLNGMIDALYGEIELPSHDDDWKTALRKRSGSVRAVLQRHPWANGLMDSATQAGPATLRHHDRVLGTFRNGGFSLAMTAHAFSALDSYVYGFAKQEKALPFDSGEEAAAMAHVMLAQLPSGEYPYLHELMAKHVLQPGYSYAHEFAFGLDLVLDALERARDSGAEAGD, from the coding sequence ATGCCGGAAAGGAAAAGCCAGCGGGTCGGGGGGCGGGCACGTTTGAACCGCGGCAGGGTACTCGAGACCGCCATCAGGCTTGCGGATGAGGGTGGGATCGAAAAGTTGTCGATGCGCCGGCTGGGGGATGAACTGGGCGTGGAAGCGATGTCGCTGTACAACCATGTTTCCAATAAGGAGGACCTGCTCAACGGGATGATCGATGCCCTCTACGGTGAGATCGAACTGCCATCCCATGACGATGACTGGAAGACCGCCTTGCGCAAGCGGTCCGGCTCGGTGCGCGCTGTCCTGCAGCGCCACCCCTGGGCCAACGGACTCATGGACTCAGCCACCCAGGCCGGCCCCGCCACGCTGAGGCATCATGACAGGGTGCTCGGGACATTCCGGAACGGGGGATTTTCCCTGGCTATGACGGCGCACGCCTTCTCCGCTTTGGATAGCTACGTGTACGGCTTTGCGAAGCAGGAAAAGGCCCTGCCCTTCGATTCGGGCGAAGAAGCGGCCGCCATGGCCCACGTCATGCTTGCCCAGCTGCCGTCCGGCGAGTACCCCTACCTGCATGAACTGATGGCCAAGCATGTCCTCCAGCCGGGATACAGCTACGCTCACGAGTTCGCGTTCGGGCTGGACCTGGTGCTCGACGCCCTGGAGCGGGCCAGGGATTCAGGGGCCGAGGCGGGGGACTAA